One segment of Clostridium ljungdahlii DSM 13528 DNA contains the following:
- a CDS encoding double-cubane-cluster-containing anaerobic reductase, with protein MADYRELWSKLGIDLEKHDKLCEVLPELYGGVYLTQKNRPEGMNYFNLVVAEVHGLRIQELDDYKAQGGKVVGTFCVFVPDEVILAAKAIGVGLCSGSQFWVEDGEKVLPRNICPLIKALMGAKVGGTCPYFQSCDMLIGETTCDGKKKAWEILNDYVPVHVMELPQMKREKNCKAWEEEIKEFISKMEELTGNKVTVESLRQGIKTANAKRRALKRLYDLRKYKPSPISGLDVLLISQIAFYDDPDRFVEKLNELCDELDERVKKGVDEGKKRIMITGTPMALPNWKLHSIIEGLNAQVVVEETCTGTRYFENEVCEDGETIDDLVKNLADRYMKINCACFTPNTGRIDDIIKYVDEYHVDGVIDFNLSFCHTYAVEHKDVEKVLKEKDIPLIQIETDYSTEDSGQIKTRVEAFLEMI; from the coding sequence GTGGCAGATTATAGAGAATTATGGAGTAAGTTGGGAATAGATCTAGAAAAACATGATAAATTATGTGAAGTGCTTCCAGAATTATACGGTGGCGTTTATTTAACCCAAAAAAATAGACCAGAGGGAATGAATTATTTTAATCTTGTAGTAGCTGAAGTCCATGGATTAAGGATACAGGAACTGGATGACTATAAAGCACAAGGTGGAAAAGTAGTAGGCACATTTTGTGTGTTTGTTCCTGATGAAGTTATACTTGCAGCAAAAGCAATAGGGGTAGGTCTTTGCTCAGGATCTCAATTTTGGGTTGAAGATGGTGAAAAGGTTTTACCAAGGAACATATGCCCTTTAATTAAGGCACTTATGGGTGCAAAAGTTGGAGGAACGTGTCCATATTTTCAATCGTGTGATATGTTAATTGGAGAAACAACCTGTGATGGAAAGAAGAAAGCTTGGGAAATATTAAATGACTATGTTCCAGTTCATGTTATGGAATTACCACAGATGAAAAGAGAAAAAAATTGTAAGGCTTGGGAAGAAGAAATAAAGGAATTTATAAGCAAGATGGAAGAACTTACGGGCAATAAGGTAACTGTAGAAAGTTTAAGACAGGGCATAAAGACTGCAAATGCGAAGAGAAGGGCACTTAAAAGATTATATGATTTGAGAAAATATAAGCCATCTCCAATAAGTGGATTAGATGTTTTATTGATATCACAAATTGCTTTCTATGATGATCCAGATAGATTTGTAGAAAAATTAAATGAACTATGCGATGAATTGGATGAAAGAGTTAAAAAAGGTGTAGACGAGGGTAAAAAAAGGATCATGATAACAGGAACCCCAATGGCACTGCCTAACTGGAAACTTCATTCTATCATAGAAGGATTAAATGCACAGGTAGTAGTTGAAGAAACATGTACAGGAACTAGATACTTTGAAAATGAAGTTTGTGAAGATGGAGAAACTATAGACGATTTAGTAAAAAATTTAGCTGACAGATATATGAAGATAAACTGTGCCTGCTTTACCCCAAATACAGGAAGAATTGATGATATAATAAAATATGTAGATGAATATCATGTAGATGGGGTAATTGATTTTAATCTTTCATTTTGCCATACTTATGCAGTAGAACATAAGGATGTAGAAAAAGTGTTAAAAGAAAAAGATATACCTTTAATTCAGATAGAAACGGATTATTCTACAGAAGATTCAGGACAGATAAAAACAAGAGTAGAAGCATTTTTAGAGATGATATAA
- a CDS encoding multidrug effflux MFS transporter, translated as MGKSDMSESSKSNEVKQKYLGNKGLIILISLLSAFVPLSTDLYLPALPMMSEYFHVSQAVTNLTLIMFFVFFSIGTLVFGPLSDKYGRKPVLIMGLVFYLIGSVMCVFSANMTLLIFSRIIQAVGGSAASAVATAIVKDVYSGKKRESVLSIVQSMTVISPAVAPVLGSWTLKVTSWRGIFVGLALIGVASLIGSVLLNETLTSYNKGTVMQTLGRLGVVLKNPGFFSMLLIFSVVNIACMAFISASSYIYQEGFKLTSEVYSYYFTLNAVGMLFGPFLYLKLAGHLKREFIIDACFIVMIASGILVCIFDNSKPWVFALALLPSTIASCCMRPPSTNLMLEQQQKDTGSASSLIGGFAMIMGSVGMVIVSFNWPNQVFVIGALTVVIGLICGIGWKLAYKKPYVRHFSEIDMEQCDVAE; from the coding sequence ATGGGAAAAAGTGATATGTCAGAATCATCTAAAAGTAATGAAGTAAAACAAAAATATCTAGGAAATAAAGGTCTTATAATCCTTATCTCTTTATTAAGTGCATTTGTGCCTTTATCCACGGATCTTTATCTTCCAGCATTGCCTATGATGTCTGAATATTTCCATGTATCACAGGCTGTTACTAATCTTACGCTTATAATGTTTTTTGTATTTTTTAGCATAGGCACGCTTGTTTTTGGACCGTTAAGTGATAAATATGGACGTAAACCAGTACTTATTATGGGTCTTGTATTTTATTTAATAGGCAGTGTAATGTGTGTATTTTCGGCCAATATGACTCTTTTAATATTTTCTAGAATTATTCAAGCTGTTGGAGGAAGTGCAGCTAGTGCAGTAGCTACAGCTATTGTTAAAGATGTTTACAGCGGCAAAAAACGAGAATCGGTTTTATCTATTGTTCAATCTATGACAGTAATTTCTCCAGCTGTAGCACCAGTTTTAGGCTCATGGACTTTAAAAGTAACTTCATGGAGAGGAATATTTGTGGGGCTTGCCCTTATAGGAGTAGCATCTCTAATAGGATCTGTATTGCTAAATGAAACCTTAACAAGTTACAATAAAGGAACAGTAATGCAGACATTGGGAAGGTTAGGCGTAGTACTTAAGAATCCAGGATTTTTTTCTATGTTACTTATATTTTCTGTAGTAAATATAGCATGTATGGCGTTTATATCTGCATCATCCTATATATATCAAGAGGGCTTTAAACTTACAAGTGAAGTATACAGTTATTATTTTACTTTAAATGCAGTGGGAATGTTATTTGGTCCATTCCTTTATCTTAAGCTTGCAGGTCATCTTAAACGTGAATTTATCATTGATGCTTGCTTTATTGTAATGATAGCCAGCGGTATATTAGTTTGTATATTTGATAACAGCAAACCTTGGGTATTTGCATTAGCTCTCTTGCCTTCTACTATAGCATCATGCTGCATGCGTCCGCCAAGTACTAACTTGATGCTTGAGCAGCAGCAGAAAGATACAGGTTCAGCATCCTCACTTATAGGTGGGTTTGCAATGATTATGGGAAGCGTAGGCATGGTTATTGTTTCATTTAATTGGCCCAATCAAGTTTTTGTAATAGGAGCTCTAACTGTTGTAATAGGACTAATTTGTGGAATTGGATGGAAATTGGCTTATAAAAAACCATATGTAAGACATTTTTCTGAAATAGATATGGAACAATGTGATGTAGCAGAATAA
- the map gene encoding type I methionyl aminopeptidase, protein MIDIKTEKEIGYMAAAGKILASCHKEIRKMIKPGITTMEIDAFTEKFLKENGATPEQKGYMGFPYATCASVNDEICHGFPSNKPLKEGDIVTIDMVVNLNGWLADSAWSYAVGNISKEAEDLMKVTKECLYRGIKKAVVGNRIGDIGHEIQSYAEPLGYSVVRDYTGHGIGKVMHDDVCVPHYGKPGRGLKLREGMVITIEPMIDIGTYSTVVDSNNWTARTADGSLSAQYEHTLAITKNGPIILTDQDSI, encoded by the coding sequence TTGATAGATATAAAAACTGAAAAAGAAATAGGATATATGGCTGCAGCAGGGAAGATACTAGCATCGTGTCATAAAGAAATTAGAAAAATGATTAAGCCAGGTATAACTACTATGGAGATAGATGCTTTTACGGAGAAATTTTTAAAAGAAAATGGGGCAACCCCTGAGCAAAAAGGTTATATGGGTTTTCCGTATGCTACTTGTGCTTCAGTAAATGATGAGATCTGTCATGGATTTCCAAGCAACAAACCTTTAAAAGAAGGTGATATTGTAACTATAGATATGGTTGTAAATTTAAATGGATGGTTGGCTGATTCTGCATGGTCCTATGCAGTAGGAAATATATCTAAGGAAGCTGAGGACCTTATGAAGGTTACAAAAGAATGTCTTTACAGAGGTATAAAGAAAGCTGTTGTTGGAAATAGAATAGGTGACATAGGACACGAAATACAAAGCTATGCAGAGCCACTAGGATATTCAGTAGTAAGAGATTATACAGGACATGGCATAGGAAAAGTAATGCATGATGATGTATGTGTACCTCATTATGGTAAACCAGGAAGAGGACTTAAACTTAGAGAGGGTATGGTAATTACTATAGAGCCTATGATAGATATAGGTACTTATTCAACTGTAGTAGATAGCAATAATTGGACAGCACGTACTGCAGATGGAAGTCTTTCAGCACAGTATGAGCATACTCTCGCTATAACGAAAAATGGACCTATTATTTTAACTGATCAAGACAGCATTTAG
- a CDS encoding YitT family protein, translating to MTKHNVWTNKSTIYQYIKQYLQMMIGCIIVAFGFNLFLKPNEIASGGTVGISILVQHVFGVEPAITQWCANIPLIFVGLFFMGKKFAMRTVFGSLVLPLCILFTTHFHALTLNPLLGAIYGGVLSGIGLGLVFKSDGSTGGTSIIASIANKYTALSIGNSQGLIDGSVIICAGFVFGAEKALYAIISIYITSKAIDLIQLGFSGSKVAFVISDRSLLIKKAVLEDLNRGVTVLSGFGGYTEEKRTVLMVVMDQSELNRFKTFIKNIDKDSFIIISDTHEVLGQGFKLYSGVKNKKIV from the coding sequence ATGACAAAGCACAATGTTTGGACTAATAAAAGTACTATCTATCAATATATAAAACAGTATTTACAAATGATGATAGGATGTATAATAGTAGCCTTTGGATTTAATCTGTTTTTAAAGCCTAATGAAATAGCTTCTGGTGGGACGGTTGGAATATCAATACTAGTACAGCATGTATTTGGTGTAGAGCCTGCTATTACCCAGTGGTGTGCAAATATTCCGCTGATTTTTGTAGGATTATTTTTTATGGGGAAAAAATTTGCAATGAGAACTGTATTTGGCTCTTTGGTTCTACCTTTATGCATACTTTTTACAACACATTTTCATGCTTTGACATTAAATCCTCTTTTAGGTGCTATATATGGAGGAGTACTATCAGGTATAGGACTTGGCTTAGTTTTTAAAAGTGATGGATCTACAGGGGGAACCTCAATAATAGCTAGTATTGCCAATAAATATACAGCTTTGAGCATTGGAAATTCTCAAGGATTAATAGATGGATCTGTAATTATTTGTGCTGGTTTTGTATTTGGTGCAGAAAAAGCACTTTATGCGATTATATCCATATATATAACTAGTAAGGCTATTGATTTAATACAGCTAGGATTTAGTGGATCAAAAGTTGCCTTTGTAATTTCTGATAGATCACTACTAATAAAAAAAGCTGTATTAGAGGATTTAAACAGAGGGGTTACCGTGCTGTCTGGTTTTGGTGGTTATACTGAAGAAAAACGTACAGTTTTAATGGTAGTTATGGATCAATCAGAATTGAACAGATTTAAAACTTTCATAAAAAATATCGATAAAGACTCATTTATAATAATAAGTGATACCCATGAAGTTTTAGGACAGGGATTTAAATTATATAGTGGAGTTAAGAACAAAAAAATAGTTTGA
- a CDS encoding zinc-ribbon domain-containing protein gives MADKTIVCKDCGEEFVFTEGEQEFYKEKGFENEPQRCPDCRRKRKQQNNRGFRR, from the coding sequence ATGGCAGATAAAACTATAGTTTGCAAAGACTGTGGAGAAGAATTCGTATTCACTGAAGGCGAACAAGAATTTTATAAAGAAAAAGGTTTTGAAAATGAACCTCAGAGATGTCCTGATTGTAGAAGAAAAAGAAAACAACAGAACAACAGAGGATTCAGAAGATAA
- a CDS encoding diguanylate cyclase domain-containing protein has protein sequence MWNLSVLKKTYGFENGDKVLKFTSIFLENKIKKSFPYNRFIGHLGGDDFVCIIEDTAAKCYKLCEEMIREFDLKILNFFNEKDKENNYIESFDRKGNKDIFPLTSIAFGGMYGNVNRFKDVDEIGEYMSTLKKQAKGNRDRSSYIIDEVY, from the coding sequence ATATGGAATCTCAGTGTTCTTAAAAAGACCTATGGTTTTGAAAATGGAGATAAGGTATTAAAATTCACTTCAATTTTTTTAGAAAATAAGATTAAGAAATCTTTTCCATACAATAGATTTATAGGACATTTAGGAGGAGATGATTTTGTGTGTATAATAGAAGATACTGCTGCTAAGTGTTATAAATTATGTGAAGAGATGATCCGTGAATTTGATTTGAAAATACTTAATTTTTTCAATGAAAAAGATAAAGAAAATAATTACATAGAATCCTTTGATCGAAAGGGTAATAAGGATATCTTTCCACTTACATCAATTGCATTTGGAGGAATGTACGGAAATGTCAATAGATTTAAAGATGTAGATGAAATTGGTGAATATATGAGTACTTTAAAAAAACAGGCCAAAGGAAATAGGGATAGGAGCAGCTATATAATTGATGAAGTTTATTAA
- a CDS encoding EAL domain-containing protein has translation MSPDLIIFEITEKTAIEDYKSFKNALENYINQGYKIAIDDTGAGYSGLKTLMEIKPQYIKIDISLIKNVDKDLFKQELMRTFVTLARSTNMKLIAEGIETKEELLTLIEIGVCAGQGYFL, from the coding sequence ATGTCTCCAGACTTAATTATTTTTGAAATTACGGAGAAAACTGCTATAGAAGATTATAAAAGTTTTAAAAATGCCCTTGAAAATTATATTAATCAAGGATATAAAATTGCAATTGATGATACAGGGGCAGGTTATTCAGGCCTTAAAACTTTAATGGAAATAAAACCTCAGTATATTAAAATTGATATTTCTCTCATAAAAAATGTAGATAAAGATTTATTTAAACAGGAACTTATGAGAACATTTGTAACTTTGGCAAGATCTACTAATATGAAACTTATTGCAGAAGGGATTGAAACGAAAGAAGAACTTTTAACTTTAATTGAAATAGGTGTTTGTGCTGGACAGGGATATTTTCTTTAA
- a CDS encoding EAL domain-containing protein: MSIENELEKILAEKSINTVFQPIVSLKNGFVIGYEALSRGPEGSPLYFPDKLFSTTEKYNKTWELEFLCRVKALKRQIQLIKINYYL; encoded by the coding sequence ATGAGCATAGAGAATGAACTTGAGAAAATATTAGCGGAAAAAAGTATCAATACTGTTTTTCAGCCTATCGTTTCTTTGAAAAATGGTTTTGTTATAGGATACGAAGCACTTAGCCGCGGACCTGAAGGTTCACCTTTGTATTTCCCAGATAAACTTTTTTCGACTACAGAAAAGTATAATAAAACATGGGAACTTGAATTTTTGTGTAGGGTAAAAGCATTGAAAAGGCAAATTCAATTGATAAAAATAAATTACTATTTATAA
- a CDS encoding Nramp family divalent metal transporter yields MENELNVLKKNRGILGKSRELSKFLGPAFIVSVAYIDPGNFATNISAGSQFNYTLLWVILWSNIMAIFLQSMSAKLGIATGHNLPEMCGMIFSKKANWFLWICAELAAMATDLAEFLGGTLGLYLLFKIPMIYAGLLTGLATYIIVYMEKYGQRIIEAIITTLVTVICIAYSMELFIAKPDWTAVGIHTLVPILPNGSAVLIAVSMLGATVMPHVIYLHSQLVQSRNHRNDSIKAKLSHLKMERIDIIIAMNIAFIVNAAMVIVSAAVFYKNGIAVDSIEQAHKSLEPLVGSLSSGIFGIALIASGLSSSAVGTLAGQTIMKGFVNLNIPLNVRRLITMTPAMVIICLGMNPMKALVLSQVALSFALPLAIIPMLLITSRKDLMGNLVNKPLTKTVGWIITCVIIGLNALLICLTFTGNV; encoded by the coding sequence ATGGAAAACGAGTTAAATGTATTGAAGAAAAATAGAGGAATACTTGGGAAAAGCCGTGAATTATCCAAATTTTTAGGGCCTGCTTTTATAGTAAGCGTGGCTTATATAGATCCTGGAAATTTTGCTACAAATATAAGTGCCGGCTCCCAATTTAACTATACTCTCCTATGGGTAATCCTGTGGAGCAATATAATGGCCATCTTCCTCCAGTCCATGTCTGCAAAGCTAGGCATTGCCACAGGACACAACCTACCTGAAATGTGTGGAATGATTTTTTCAAAAAAAGCCAACTGGTTTTTATGGATTTGTGCCGAACTTGCTGCTATGGCAACAGATTTGGCAGAATTTCTAGGCGGCACTCTTGGATTGTATCTACTATTTAAAATTCCTATGATTTATGCAGGTCTTCTCACTGGATTAGCAACTTATATCATTGTATATATGGAGAAATATGGTCAAAGGATAATAGAAGCAATAATCACTACATTAGTAACTGTTATATGCATTGCATATTCTATGGAATTATTTATAGCTAAACCTGATTGGACAGCTGTTGGGATACATACCCTTGTTCCCATACTGCCAAATGGAAGTGCTGTATTGATAGCTGTAAGCATGTTAGGAGCTACTGTTATGCCCCATGTTATATATCTGCATTCTCAATTGGTTCAAAGTCGTAATCATAGAAATGACAGCATAAAAGCTAAGCTTAGTCACTTAAAAATGGAGAGAATTGACATAATAATTGCCATGAACATTGCATTTATCGTAAATGCAGCAATGGTAATAGTTTCAGCTGCAGTATTTTATAAAAATGGAATAGCTGTAGACTCCATCGAACAGGCACATAAGTCTCTAGAACCACTAGTAGGTTCCTTATCCAGTGGAATTTTTGGCATAGCCTTAATTGCATCTGGATTGTCTTCATCTGCAGTAGGAACGTTAGCAGGACAGACTATTATGAAAGGTTTTGTAAATCTAAATATACCACTTAATGTTAGAAGACTTATAACTATGACACCTGCAATGGTTATTATATGTCTTGGAATGAATCCAATGAAAGCTTTAGTGCTAAGCCAGGTTGCATTAAGTTTTGCCCTCCCCCTTGCAATAATACCTATGCTGCTTATAACCAGTCGAAAAGATCTCATGGGTAACCTTGTCAATAAGCCTCTTACAAAAACTGTAGGATGGATTATAACCTGTGTAATAATAGGGTTAAATGCTTTACTCATATGTTTAACTTTTACGGGCAATGTTTAA
- a CDS encoding TetR/AcrR family transcriptional regulator, whose amino-acid sequence MDKEKYHHGNLKEEMIKKGIELLTNSGYEDFSLRKVAKMCSVSHTAPYKHFKNKDELISAIIMEVSKSFENSLNEIVNKYPSDPKKQLVELGKQYVKFMIENPDYFKFIFLSDFSKPVNISKDDNSSYEGGAFQVFKASAINYLKSVYKNTIEEKDLSLDILTMWSAVHGISVLLLNNSIKYDGDCIDLVDKMLNEKIIKIYDTIKLPCDSCK is encoded by the coding sequence TTGGATAAAGAAAAATATCATCATGGAAATTTAAAAGAAGAAATGATAAAAAAGGGAATTGAGCTTCTAACTAATAGTGGATATGAAGATTTTTCTTTAAGAAAAGTAGCTAAAATGTGCAGCGTGAGCCATACCGCACCCTATAAACATTTTAAAAATAAAGATGAACTCATTTCTGCAATCATTATGGAAGTATCAAAAAGCTTTGAAAACTCTTTGAATGAAATTGTAAATAAATATCCTTCCGATCCAAAAAAACAACTTGTTGAACTCGGAAAACAATATGTAAAATTTATGATTGAAAATCCAGATTATTTTAAATTTATTTTCTTAAGCGATTTTAGTAAACCTGTAAATATAAGCAAAGATGATAATTCATCCTATGAAGGTGGAGCTTTTCAAGTATTTAAAGCAAGTGCCATTAATTACCTAAAATCTGTATATAAAAATACTATAGAAGAAAAGGATCTATCTTTAGACATATTAACCATGTGGAGTGCGGTACACGGTATTTCTGTGTTACTATTAAATAATAGTATAAAATACGATGGAGATTGCATTGATTTAGTTGACAAAATGTTGAATGAAAAAATAATAAAAATATATGATACTATTAAATTGCCCTGCGACTCTTGCAAATAA
- the preA gene encoding NAD-dependent dihydropyrimidine dehydrogenase subunit PreA: MRDLSIEFCGIKCENPFFLSSSVISNNFEMCAKALNMGWAGVVFKTIGFYVADEVSPRFDAIGKENTPFIGFKNLEQISEHPLEYNLECISKLKREFKDKVIVASIMGENEQQWTKLAELVTKAGADIIECNFSCPQMAEESMGSDVGQNPELVEKYCKAVRRGTSLPVLAKMTPNIGNMVIPAEASIHGGADGIAAINTVKSITRVDLDKFSPYPIINGKSAVSGYSGKAIKPIALRFISDLAKSEKLKEIPISGIGGIETWEDAVEFLLLGASNIQITTAVMQYGYRIIKDLISGLSYYMEDKKFEKVKDLVGLAVKNVVNADELERDYIIYPEFRDHNCVGCGRCYISCFDGGHQAIKWNYESRKPQLIEDKCEGCHLCANICPTGDILSGKKVIKTAKKVRQLA; encoded by the coding sequence ATGAGGGACCTTTCTATAGAGTTTTGTGGTATAAAGTGCGAAAATCCATTTTTCTTGTCCTCTTCTGTAATTAGCAATAACTTTGAAATGTGCGCTAAAGCTCTAAACATGGGCTGGGCTGGTGTGGTATTTAAGACTATAGGCTTTTATGTTGCAGATGAGGTATCTCCTAGGTTTGATGCAATAGGCAAAGAGAATACTCCTTTTATAGGATTTAAAAATTTGGAGCAGATATCAGAGCATCCTTTAGAATATAATCTAGAATGTATAAGTAAATTGAAGAGAGAATTTAAAGATAAAGTTATTGTTGCATCCATTATGGGAGAAAATGAACAGCAGTGGACTAAGCTGGCGGAGTTAGTTACAAAGGCAGGTGCAGATATAATTGAATGTAACTTTTCATGTCCCCAGATGGCGGAAGAATCCATGGGGTCAGATGTAGGTCAAAATCCTGAACTTGTAGAGAAATACTGCAAAGCTGTAAGAAGAGGAACTTCACTTCCTGTACTTGCCAAGATGACTCCCAATATAGGGAATATGGTAATCCCTGCAGAAGCTTCAATACACGGCGGCGCAGATGGAATAGCTGCTATAAACACTGTAAAAAGTATAACTAGGGTTGATTTAGATAAGTTCTCACCTTATCCAATAATAAATGGTAAGTCAGCTGTATCTGGATATTCAGGAAAGGCAATCAAGCCTATAGCTCTTAGATTTATAAGTGACTTGGCTAAGAGTGAAAAACTAAAAGAAATTCCTATAAGTGGAATAGGTGGAATAGAAACTTGGGAAGATGCAGTAGAATTTTTACTGCTAGGAGCATCCAATATTCAAATTACTACAGCTGTTATGCAATATGGATATAGAATAATAAAGGATTTGATAAGTGGATTGTCCTATTATATGGAAGATAAAAAATTTGAAAAAGTAAAAGATTTAGTGGGATTGGCAGTTAAAAATGTAGTGAATGCAGATGAACTTGAAAGGGATTATATAATTTATCCTGAATTTAGAGATCACAATTGTGTTGGATGTGGAAGATGTTATATATCTTGTTTTGATGGAGGACATCAAGCTATAAAATGGAACTATGAATCTAGAAAACCACAGCTTATTGAAGATAAATGTGAGGGATGTCATTTATGTGCAAATATATGTCCTACTGGAGATATACTAAGTGGTAAAAAAGTAATTAAAACTGCAAAAAAAGTTAGGCAATTGGCTTAA
- the hydA gene encoding dihydropyrimidinase, with translation MDLIIKNGVIITAKDTYKADIGIKNGKIAVIGKEIEGSGEEIIDAEGKYVLPGAIDAHTHLEMPFGGTISADSYEAGTRAAACGGTTTVFDFALQQKGHGIIQTARERDELCAPQACVDYAFHVVISDLRPEILDEFQAAVDYGLPSFKVYMVYKKEGLMADDGVLCQVLEKSKETGALISVHAENPDLIDIRTDKYLKEGKTSAWYHYMSRPEFVEAEADKRAIHWAKSLNAPLYIVHLANKEGMEEVKRAKDEGYEIYAETCPQYLYFTSEVYKREDGRNFVCSPPMKGKESLDALWKGIKTGDISTIATDHCPFQSSEKDWGKDDFTKIPNGCMGIENMYPYMLSEANKGRISFNKAVEVCSANPAKIFGCDNQKGSIVIGKDADIVIYDPKKEFTISKNNMHSDVDYTIWEGVKLKGYPVMTLSRGKLVFKDGEFVGKPGWGKFLKRKIKR, from the coding sequence ATGGATTTGATTATAAAAAATGGAGTTATAATAACGGCTAAAGATACTTATAAAGCAGATATAGGCATAAAAAATGGGAAAATTGCAGTCATAGGAAAAGAAATTGAGGGTAGTGGAGAAGAGATAATAGATGCAGAAGGAAAATATGTATTACCAGGGGCAATAGATGCACATACACATCTTGAAATGCCCTTTGGGGGCACCATATCTGCAGATAGTTATGAGGCAGGTACGAGAGCTGCTGCCTGTGGAGGTACAACTACAGTTTTTGATTTTGCACTGCAGCAGAAAGGCCACGGCATAATTCAAACGGCTAGGGAAAGAGATGAGCTCTGTGCACCACAAGCTTGTGTTGATTATGCTTTTCACGTAGTTATATCTGATTTAAGACCAGAAATTTTAGATGAATTTCAAGCTGCAGTAGATTATGGACTTCCCAGCTTTAAAGTGTATATGGTATATAAAAAAGAAGGGCTTATGGCAGATGATGGAGTGCTTTGCCAGGTGCTTGAAAAATCCAAGGAAACAGGAGCACTTATTTCAGTGCATGCAGAAAACCCTGATTTAATAGACATAAGAACGGATAAATATCTGAAAGAAGGAAAAACTTCTGCCTGGTATCACTATATGTCAAGACCTGAATTTGTAGAAGCAGAGGCGGATAAGAGGGCAATACACTGGGCAAAATCACTAAATGCTCCCCTTTATATAGTACATCTTGCAAACAAAGAAGGTATGGAAGAAGTAAAGAGGGCAAAAGATGAAGGATATGAAATATATGCAGAAACTTGTCCTCAATATTTATATTTTACAAGCGAAGTTTACAAGAGAGAAGACGGTAGAAATTTTGTGTGCTCCCCACCAATGAAAGGGAAAGAAAGCTTAGATGCCCTATGGAAAGGTATAAAAACAGGTGATATTTCTACTATAGCTACAGATCATTGTCCATTTCAAAGTTCTGAAAAAGATTGGGGAAAAGATGATTTTACAAAGATACCAAATGGATGTATGGGCATAGAAAATATGTATCCATATATGTTAAGTGAAGCAAATAAAGGAAGGATTTCCTTTAACAAGGCAGTAGAAGTTTGCAGTGCAAACCCTGCAAAAATATTTGGATGTGATAATCAAAAGGGTAGTATTGTAATAGGAAAAGATGCTGATATTGTAATCTATGATCCTAAAAAGGAATTTACAATTTCAAAGAATAATATGCATTCTGATGTAGATTATACCATATGGGAAGGAGTTAAATTGAAAGGATATCCAGTTATGACTTTATCAAGAGGAAAGCTTGTATTTAAAGATGGAGAATTTGTAGGAAAACCCGGTTGGGGAAAATTCTTAAAGAGAAAGATAAAGAGGTAA